The following are encoded in a window of Anoplopoma fimbria isolate UVic2021 breed Golden Eagle Sablefish chromosome 3, Afim_UVic_2022, whole genome shotgun sequence genomic DNA:
- the map2k2b gene encoding dual specificity mitogen-activated protein kinase kinase 2b, which yields MAPKKRPVPLNIAPAWDGLPTSTNIDVESEANLEALKRILEELDLDEQQKKRLEAFLTQKAKVGELRDDDFHRVCELGAGNGGVVNKECHKSSGIIMARKLIRLEIKPAFRNQIIRELQVLHECNSPYIVGFYGAFYSDGEISICMEHMDGGSLDQVLKEAKRIPEEILGKVSIAVLRGLVYLREKHQIMHRDVKPSNILVNSRGEIKLCDFGVSGQLIDSMANSFVGTRSYMSPERLQGTHYSVQSDVWSMGLSLVELSIGRYPIPPPDAKELEAIFGRPILGGSEGQRLSTSPRPRLSGRPASGQGPAMAIFELLDYIVNEPPPKLPHGVFTSDFQDFVTKCLIKNPADRADLKMLTNHMFIKRAEVEEVDFAGWLCKTMGLNQPTSPTRTAD from the exons ATGGCTCCTAAAAAGAGACCAGTGCCCTTAAACATTGCTCCTGCATGGGACGGGTTGCCCACCTCCACCAACATTGATGTTGAGTCTGA ggCCAATTTAGAGGCACTTAAAAGAATATTGGAAGAGTTGGACCTGGATGAACAACAGAAGAAAAGGTTGGAAGCTTTCCTTACCCAAAAGGCCAAAGTGGGCGAGTTGCGAGATGACGACTTCCATCGTGTCTGTGAGCTGGGAGCAGGCAATGGAGGAGTTGTCAACAAGGAATGCCACAAATCTTCAGGAATAATCATGGCCAGAAAG CTTATTCGTCTTGAAATTAAACCTGCATTCAGAAACCAAATCATCCGAGAGCTTCAGGTGCTGCATGAGTGCAACTCTCCCTACATTGTGGGCTTCTATGGAGCATTTTACAGCGATGGAGAGATCAGCATCTGCATGGAGCACATG GATGGTGGATCTCTGGACCAGGTGCTGAAAGAAGCAAAGAGGATCCCTGAAGAGATTCTGGGCAAAGTCAGCATTGCT GTTTTGAGAGGCCTTGTGTACctaagagaaaaacatcaaatcatGCATAGAG ATGTGAAGCCTTCAAACATACTAGTGAACTCGCGGGGGGAGATCAAGTTGTGTGACTTCGGTGTAAGCGGGCAGCTCATAGACTCTATGGCCAATTCCTTTGTTGGCACAAGATCCTATATGTCG CCGGAGAGATTGCAGGGAACCCACTATTCTGTGCAGTCAGATGTGTGGAGTATGGGGCTGTCCCTTGTGGAGTTGTCCATCGGACGCTACCCCATCCCTCCTCCAGATGCTAAAGAACTGGAGGCCATATTTGGACGTCCAATCTTGGGTGGTAGTGAAGGACAGAGGCTGAGCACTTCACCCAGACCTAGACTATCGGGTAGACCAGCCAGCG GTCAGGGTCCGGCCATGGCCATCTTTGAACTACTAGACTACATAGTAAATGAG CCTCCTCCCAAACTACCACATGGCGTATTCACCTCTGACTTCCAGGACTTTGTGACAAAGTG TCTCATCAAAAATCCAGCAGACAGGGCTGACCTGAAAATGTTGACG AACCATATGTTTATCAAGCGggctgaggtggaggaggtAGACTTTGCTGGCTGGCTTTGTAAAACCATGGGGCTGAACCAACCAACCAGTCCAACGCGCACTGCAGACTGA
- the LOC129089350 gene encoding organic cation/carnitine transporter 2-like: protein MLGGKDFDEMTSFLGVYGFSQILIIVLLTLSAVVCGYTGMIVVFVSDTPEHHCKVSINSTRTDVEVPFHELSKWIGPNSCSRYKLNPNWTETARPSNDTEQCLDGWVFSTERYSATIVSEWDLVCDNAWKVPFSSSMYFVGVLIGCIMSGQLSDRFGRRPAFFFTMALLTVTPLVQASSVNWVMFCIINALRGLGFSNYVGSIVLGSEMLSQPARMNFALLGHSLGFGVGYALLPLVAYFIRGWRMLLVASAIPGFLFIPTWWVIPESPRWLLQKGRVEEAELVIRVAAKRNRVPAPEVIFRADEYLELMQQTYTYLDLIRTPNIRNITILSVLIWMSTAMVYNGLSLNTSNMNGDVYLNCFISAAIDIVVYGANWLLVDHVPRPVIIFSSLTFSGILLLTIKLVPDDMHVMLQVLALMGKIGVSATYGLVFLFFTELIPTVVRSMGFGIASTAAHVGTIICPYVIYMGVYSKILPYIVFGTISIMAAAVTMLLPDTRNSKLPELIRQAKPIRGCCHRTQPQPPGEEPDFEANVT from the exons ATGTTGGGTGGAAAAGACTTCGATGAAATGACTTCTTTCCTGGGCGTCTATGGCTTCTCTCAAATTCTAATAATTGTCCTGCTCACTTTAAGCGCAGTTGTTTGCGGATACACGGGAATGATCGTGGTTTTCGTCTCGGATACACCCGAGCACCACTGCAAAGTATCGATCAACTCCACGCGCACAGATGTGGAGGTTCCCTTCCACGAGCTGAGCAAGTGGATCGGACCCAACAGTTGTTCCCGGTACAAACTGAACCCAAACTGGACGGAGACAGCGAGACCAAGCAATGACACGGAGCAATGTCTGGATGGATGGGTCTTTAGCACTGAGAGATACAGCGCCACTATTGTGTCTGAG TGGGATCTGGTGTGTGACAATGCATGGAAGgtccctttttcctcctccatgTACTTTGTAGGAGTCCTGATTGGATGCATTATGAGTGGTCAACTCTCAGATCG GTTTGGCAGGAGGCCGGCGTTTTTCTTCACCATGGCCTTACTAACAGTCACTCCCTTGGTCCAGGCCTCCTCCGTCAATTGGGTCATGTTCTGTATCATCAACGCTCTGAGAGGACTTGGCTTCTCTAATTATGTTGGGTCAATCGTACTGG GGTCTGAGATGCTGAGCCAGCCTGCCAGGATGAACTTCGCTCTGCTGGGTCACAGTCTAGGTTTTGGGGTTGGATATGCCTTGTTGCCGCTGGTTGCCTACTTCATACGAGGCTGGAGAATGCTGCTGGTTGCCTCTGCCATCCCCGGCTTCCTATTTATTCCAACTTGGTG GGTGATTCCTGAGTCTCCCCGTTGGCTTCTGCAGAAAGGACGTGTGGAGGAGGCTGAGCTCGTCATACGCGTTGCTGCCAAAAGGAACAGAGTCCCTGCTCCTGAGGTCATATTCAGGGCTGATGAGTACTTGGAGCTAATg CAGCAGACATACACTTATCTGGACCTGATACGCACCCCTAACATAAGGAATATTACAATTCTGAGTGTTTTAATATG GATGTCCACTGCCATGGTCTACAATGGTCTTTCTCTCAATACTAGTAACATGAATGGAGATGTCTACCTCAACTGCTTCATTTCAGCAGCCATTGACATTGTGGTGTATGGAGCCAATTGGTTGCTGGTTGACCATGTGCCAAGACCTGTGATCATCTTCTCCAGTCTGACGTTCAGTGGCATCCTGCTTCTGACTATCAAGCTGGTGCCTGATG acATGCATGTCATGCTCCAGGTGTTAGCCTTGATGGGAAAGATTGGTGTGTCTGCTACTTATGGCTTggtctttctgtttttcactgAGCTGATCCCCACTGTGGTCAGGAGCATGGGCTTTGGGATCGCCTCCACAGCTGCACACGTAGGCACCATCATTTGTCCCTATGTGATCTACATGG GTGTATACAGCAAGATCTTGCCATACATTGTTTTTGGCACAATCAGCATCATGGCTGCTGCTGTTACCATGTTGCTGCCAGACACCAGAAACAGCAAACTTCCTGAACTCATCAGACAGGCCAAACCCATCAGAGG ATGCTGCCATAGGACACAGCCACAGCCCCCAGGAGAAGAGCCGGACTTTGAAGCAAATGTTACATAG